From a region of the Tachypleus tridentatus isolate NWPU-2018 chromosome 1, ASM421037v1, whole genome shotgun sequence genome:
- the LOC143247670 gene encoding cubilin-like isoform X5, which yields MTTSYRQKVNKNISWCYTYELISVFFLVAYILTVVSESAAVSVVTSFPPTRAPKCDRLFVSNTEDTKNGTFESPVVSNLMNHSRQCIYVFIAAEDERVKITFNKFNLRGAPPECNHEFIDLYTEIDDPGKELIETPFGGRYCGKTLPRTRISMYQTLTISFYSDASMITPDAFQGTYEFVNASKYSIGTPAPSSVCTFTIYHDRKKEGLFVSPTYPGVYPKNLHCQYRFLGRAGQRVRLEFMDFDLFYGGPHCPFDHVKVFDGKTKNDPLIGTYCGQRRNLMVYSSAENLYVEFNTLRRTADTQNRGFSGFFEFSEGFVNLAFIGKYDAQHIRGTECDQKILSKQESNGTVFSPNWPFLYYANIVCRYYIYGMKDAQYLEKVRLEFDKFEIPSKDEECNEAYLKLYLQGQEERNAVDEYDHVFCGETTPPTLVSDGPRLMLIFSSGSSQGKGFKARYTFETDYRVPGTPSPNRTCHFIYKSESKKTGDFNSPRYPSNYPSSTYCQYVFKGLPGEQVQFVFNYFKTKSSLISSHGYNEMCTEDWIEIYEVYPSGRENKFGRYCSRTAPGPVVSDVGVHDMKVMLNTDNSDVASGFSATYLFFPSKPKFSDCGGNMTGTSNGIITSPGFPSAYEPHRQICNWHITVQPFHKVLLSFNYFLIEGDPLERGCPGAVVRVWSNLSLPPMELCGERMSNQTHQILSSSSLSRRTKRSVLGGLEPSGQR from the exons ATGACTACCAGCTACCGACAgaaagttaataaaaacatttcctggTGCTATACTTACGAACTAATTTCCGTGTTTTTTCTGGTGGCCTATATTTTAACAGTAG TGTCCGAGTCTGCAGCCGTCAGTGTAGTCACTTCTTTTCCACCTACACGTGCCCCAA aatgcgATCGCTTGTTCGTCAGTAACACTGAAGACACGAAGAATGGAACATTCGAATCGCCAGTCGTATCAAACCTCATGAACCACTCTCGTCAGTGTATCTACGTTTTCATAGCGGCTGAAGACGAAagagttaaaataacatttaacaagttTAACCTCCGAGGAGCGCCACCAGA ATGCAATCACGAATTCATTGATTTATACACGGAGATCGACGACCCTGGAAAGGAACTTATTGAAACCCCCTTTGGAGGGCGTTACTGTGGTAAGACGTTACCACGTACCCGTATCTCTATGTATCAAACACTAACCATCAGTTTCTATAGTGATGCCAGTATGATAACACCAGATGCTTTCCAAGGAACTTACGAGTTCGTTAATGCTT CCAAGTATTCAATAGGAACGCCAGCACCCAGCTCtgtatgtacttttacaatatatcatGACAGAAAAAAAGAAGGCCTTTTTGTTTCTCCAACTTACCCTGGGGTATATCCTAAAAACCTCCACTGTCAATATCGCTTTCTTGGCAGAGCAGGTCAAAGAGTTCGACTCGAATTTATGGACTTTGATTTGTTTTACGGCGGTCCTCA CTGCCCCTTCGACCACGTGAAGGTATTTGATGGCAAAACGAAAAACGATCCATTGATTGGGACTTACTGCGGGCAGCGGCGTAATCTCATGGTATATTCATCCGCCGAAAATCTGTATGTAGAGTTTAATACGTTGAGAAGGACAGCCGATACTCAGAACCGCGGGTTCTCTGGATTCTTTGAATTTAGCGAAGGATTCGTGAATCTAG CTTTCATAGGAAAATATGATGCTCAGCACATCAGAGGGACAG AATGTGATCAGAAAATACTAAGTAAACAGGAATCTAACGGAACAGTTTTCTCTCCTAACTGGCCATTTCTTTACTATGCTAACATTGTGTGTCGTTACTATATCTACGGCATGAAGGACGCCCAGTACTTGGAGAAAGTTAGACTGGAATTTGACAAGTTTGAAATCCCTAGCAAGGACGAGGA GTGTAACGAGGCCTATCTTAAGCTCTATCTGCAGGGTCAGGAAGAAAGAAATGCAGTAGACGAGTATGATCACGTGTTTTGTGGAGAAACGACACCTCCCACTCTTGTGTCAGATGGTCCCCGACTCATGTTGATATTTAGCAGTGGTTCTTCTCAAGGAAAAGGATTTAAAGCAAGATATACCTTTGAAACTG ATTATAGGGTTCCTGGTACTCCATCTCCTAATAGAACCTGccattttatatacaaaagtgaGAGCAAGAAAACTGGCGATTTTAACTCTCCAAGATATCCTTCCAATTATCCTTCTAGTACTTATTGTCAGTATGTATTCAAGGGTCTTCCAGGGGAGCAGGTTCAGTTTGTCTTCAACTACTTCAAGACCAAGAGTTCTTTGATTTCTTCTCACGGGTACAA TGAAATGTGTACAGAGGACTGGATTGAAATATACGAAGTGTATCCTAGCGGTAGAGAAAACAAGTTTGGTAGATATTGCTCTAGAACTGCTCCTGGACCTGTAGTCTCCGATGTAGGCGTACATGATATGAAAGTCATGCTCAATACAGATAACAGTGATGTTGCTAGCGGTTTTAGCGCCACCTACTTATTCTTCCCGTCAAAGCCCAAGTTCTCTG ATTGTGGAGGGAATATGACGGGAACCTCTAATGGAATAATTACCAGTCCCGGATTCCCTTCCGCATACGAACCACACCGACAGATATGTAACTGGCATATTACCGTCCAACCGTTTCACAAGGTTTTGCTATCGTTTAATTACTTCTTGATCGAAGGAGACCCTCTAG AGAGAGGTTGTCCAGGAGCTGTAGTAAGAGTGTGGAGCAACCTAAGCCTACCACCGATGGAGCTTTGTGGTGAAAGAATGTCAAACCAGACCCATCAAATACTCTCGTCCTCAA
- the LOC143247670 gene encoding cubilin-like isoform X6, which produces MTTSYRQKVNKNISWCYTYELISVFFLVAYILTVVSESAAVSVVTSFPPTRAPKCDRLFVSNTEDTKNGTFESPVVSNLMNHSRQCIYVFIAAEDERVKITFNKFNLRGAPPECNHEFIDLYTEIDDPGKELIETPFGGRYCGKTLPRTRISMYQTLTISFYSDASMITPDAFQGTYEFVNASKYSIGTPAPSSVCTFTIYHDRKKEGLFVSPTYPGVYPKNLHCQYRFLGRAGQRVRLEFMDFDLFYGGPHCPFDHVKVFDGKTKNDPLIGTYCGQRRNLMVYSSAENLYVEFNTLRRTADTQNRGFSGFFEFSEGFVNLECDQKILSKQESNGTVFSPNWPFLYYANIVCRYYIYGMKDAQYLEKVRLEFDKFEIPSKDEECNEAYLKLYLQGQEERNAVDEYDHVFCGETTPPTLVSDGPRLMLIFSSGSSQGKGFKARYTFETDYRVPGTPSPNRTCHFIYKSESKKTGDFNSPRYPSNYPSSTYCQYVFKGLPGEQVQFVFNYFKTKSSLISSHGYNEMCTEDWIEIYEVYPSGRENKFGRYCSRTAPGPVVSDVGVHDMKVMLNTDNSDVASGFSATYLFFPSKPKFSDCGGNMTGTSNGIITSPGFPSAYEPHRQICNWHITVQPFHKVLLSFNYFLIEGDPLERGCPGAVVRVWSNLSLPPMELCGERMSNQTHQILSSSSLSRRTKRSVLGGLEPSGQR; this is translated from the exons ATGACTACCAGCTACCGACAgaaagttaataaaaacatttcctggTGCTATACTTACGAACTAATTTCCGTGTTTTTTCTGGTGGCCTATATTTTAACAGTAG TGTCCGAGTCTGCAGCCGTCAGTGTAGTCACTTCTTTTCCACCTACACGTGCCCCAA aatgcgATCGCTTGTTCGTCAGTAACACTGAAGACACGAAGAATGGAACATTCGAATCGCCAGTCGTATCAAACCTCATGAACCACTCTCGTCAGTGTATCTACGTTTTCATAGCGGCTGAAGACGAAagagttaaaataacatttaacaagttTAACCTCCGAGGAGCGCCACCAGA ATGCAATCACGAATTCATTGATTTATACACGGAGATCGACGACCCTGGAAAGGAACTTATTGAAACCCCCTTTGGAGGGCGTTACTGTGGTAAGACGTTACCACGTACCCGTATCTCTATGTATCAAACACTAACCATCAGTTTCTATAGTGATGCCAGTATGATAACACCAGATGCTTTCCAAGGAACTTACGAGTTCGTTAATGCTT CCAAGTATTCAATAGGAACGCCAGCACCCAGCTCtgtatgtacttttacaatatatcatGACAGAAAAAAAGAAGGCCTTTTTGTTTCTCCAACTTACCCTGGGGTATATCCTAAAAACCTCCACTGTCAATATCGCTTTCTTGGCAGAGCAGGTCAAAGAGTTCGACTCGAATTTATGGACTTTGATTTGTTTTACGGCGGTCCTCA CTGCCCCTTCGACCACGTGAAGGTATTTGATGGCAAAACGAAAAACGATCCATTGATTGGGACTTACTGCGGGCAGCGGCGTAATCTCATGGTATATTCATCCGCCGAAAATCTGTATGTAGAGTTTAATACGTTGAGAAGGACAGCCGATACTCAGAACCGCGGGTTCTCTGGATTCTTTGAATTTAGCGAAGGATTCGTGAATCTAG AATGTGATCAGAAAATACTAAGTAAACAGGAATCTAACGGAACAGTTTTCTCTCCTAACTGGCCATTTCTTTACTATGCTAACATTGTGTGTCGTTACTATATCTACGGCATGAAGGACGCCCAGTACTTGGAGAAAGTTAGACTGGAATTTGACAAGTTTGAAATCCCTAGCAAGGACGAGGA GTGTAACGAGGCCTATCTTAAGCTCTATCTGCAGGGTCAGGAAGAAAGAAATGCAGTAGACGAGTATGATCACGTGTTTTGTGGAGAAACGACACCTCCCACTCTTGTGTCAGATGGTCCCCGACTCATGTTGATATTTAGCAGTGGTTCTTCTCAAGGAAAAGGATTTAAAGCAAGATATACCTTTGAAACTG ATTATAGGGTTCCTGGTACTCCATCTCCTAATAGAACCTGccattttatatacaaaagtgaGAGCAAGAAAACTGGCGATTTTAACTCTCCAAGATATCCTTCCAATTATCCTTCTAGTACTTATTGTCAGTATGTATTCAAGGGTCTTCCAGGGGAGCAGGTTCAGTTTGTCTTCAACTACTTCAAGACCAAGAGTTCTTTGATTTCTTCTCACGGGTACAA TGAAATGTGTACAGAGGACTGGATTGAAATATACGAAGTGTATCCTAGCGGTAGAGAAAACAAGTTTGGTAGATATTGCTCTAGAACTGCTCCTGGACCTGTAGTCTCCGATGTAGGCGTACATGATATGAAAGTCATGCTCAATACAGATAACAGTGATGTTGCTAGCGGTTTTAGCGCCACCTACTTATTCTTCCCGTCAAAGCCCAAGTTCTCTG ATTGTGGAGGGAATATGACGGGAACCTCTAATGGAATAATTACCAGTCCCGGATTCCCTTCCGCATACGAACCACACCGACAGATATGTAACTGGCATATTACCGTCCAACCGTTTCACAAGGTTTTGCTATCGTTTAATTACTTCTTGATCGAAGGAGACCCTCTAG AGAGAGGTTGTCCAGGAGCTGTAGTAAGAGTGTGGAGCAACCTAAGCCTACCACCGATGGAGCTTTGTGGTGAAAGAATGTCAAACCAGACCCATCAAATACTCTCGTCCTCAA